Genomic segment of Planctomycetaceae bacterium:
ACGGATCGCGGAACATTTCGAGCATGGCTGTCACGGATTGCAAAAAATGTTGCCGTCAATTTCCTGACCCGCCGTGCGACGCGGTCGCTCGGCGCCGACGGCGAACACGCTAAGCGGCTGCTCGACGGCATTGCGGCGAACAATGGGCCGCTGTCGGACGACTTTGATCTGGAATACCGCCGGGAAGTGTTTCGCCGGGCGGCCGAACAGGTGCGAAGCGTGGTCTCTGAAACAACGTGGGAAGCATTTCGAATGACGCACATCGACGGAATCTCCGTGGCAAATGCCGCCGAACAACTCGGAATGAGCGTCGGGAACGTCTACATCGCCAGAAGCCGAGTGATGGCGCGACTGAAGGAGCTGGTTTCTCGATTTGAAACGGAGGATTGAGTTCAGGCCCAACGGGCCGATCGTTCGTCCAGCCTGGGGCATCGCCCCAGAAATGGATTCCAATTCAATCACTCGGCCCAACGGGCCAACCGTTCGATTTTCACACGGACGAAACGGCCACAATCGAATGGCCGGCCCGTTGGGCCTGTTTGGTGTTTGGCCTGTTGTCGATCGTTCCCAGGGCGTTGCCCTGGGCTGGACGAATTGCTGGCCCATTGGGCCGCGGCCGTTCGAAACTTGACTCGTTTGCCCCATGACCCAACCCACGACAACCTGTTCTGACGACCGCCTGAGGCAGCTTCTCAGCGCCGACGATGACAGCGACGAACTGCGCGCGGCAGCTCAGCATGTCGAACACTGCCTCGCCTGCCAGTCGCGGCTGGAAGAACTTGCCGCCGACGCCGATAGCTGGGACGAAGCGCACCACATGCTGGCCGATTGCCGAGGCGAAGACAGCCTTCCCGTGGGCGACGCCGTTTATCATTCATCGCGCGGAACCGTCGGCCCGCGGCGTGGACGGAATCGATGGCGCAGCAGCTATTGTCGCCGGCGTCTCACCCGGAAATGCTCGGTCGCATCGGACGTTACGATGTCGAACGACTGATCGGCTCGGGCGGCATGGGCGTTGTCTTCAAGGCATTCGATACGGAACTCAATCGTCCGGTTGCCGTCAAGGTTCTGGCACCGTATCTGGCGGGCAGCGGTGCGGCTCGCAAACGGTTCGCTCGCGAAGCCCGAGCGGCGGCCGCGATCGTTCACGAACACGTCGTGGCGATTCACAACGTGGAAACGGAAGAAGCGTCGCCGTTTCTGGTCATGCAATACGTCGCTGGCGAATCGCTGCAGCAGCGAATCGATCGCGAAGGCCCGCTGGATGTGTGCGAGATTCTGCGTATCGGAATGCAGACCGCGTCCGGTCTGGCGGCGGCACACGCTCAGGGGCTGGTGCATCGCGACGTCAAGCCGTCCAACATTCTGCTGGAACGCGGCATCGAACGAACTCTGCTGACCGATTTCGGCCTCGCCCGAGCCTCCGATGACGCCAGCCTGACTCATTCCGGCTTTCACCCCGGCACGCCACAGTACATGTCGCCCGAACAGGCTCGCGGGGAAGCCGTGGATGCACGCAGCGACCTGTTCAGCCTGGGCAGCGTGATCTACACCATGTGCGCCGGCCGGTCGCCGTTCCGAGCCGACAGCAGCTACGCCATTCTGCGCCGCATAATCGACGAGCAACCGCGACCAATTCGCGAAGTGAATTCGCAGATTCCGACCTGGCTGGAAGGCATCATCCAAAAGCTGCACGCCAAATCGCCGGACGACCGTTTTCAGTCAGCGGACGAAGTTGCCGGCGTTCTCGGGAAATGTCTGGCACACGTGCAGCAGCCGACAACGGTGCAATTGCCGGAGGAATGTCGTTCGTCGGAACGCGCTCTGATTTCACCTCGGCGTCGCCGCACAATCATCGCCGGTTGCGCGGCCGCGGTTGTCATCGGCCTGTTGATGTTTCGGGAGAACGGGCCGGGCTTTCGGGAGGGCGAGGCTCCTGCCGAGCCGCGATCAACTCCGGACGCACTCAGTGCAATAGACTCCCGCAACAGGTTGGTGGCTCCAGCCACCGAACCAAATTCCGAGTTACCGGCAGCCAGCGACTCCGACGCCGCTGGCGACCTGGACTGGAACACCCTGTCCGAGGAACTCCAGTCCTTCGATGCCGACCTGGCTCCATTTGAAACCCGTTCCCAGGAGCTCTGGGATACCTCTCGCGAACAATTCAGGTCCGGTGCCCCGACACAAAGTGAGCCGACAGCAGGACCTGACGGTGAACGGCCCAGGTAAGAAACACAAGTGGCTTCGCACGGCCGGAGGCCCGACATTTTTCTCAGGCGGTAGGCCGGGCATTTTTGCCGGGCCGTAGCAGGGCCGGAGGCCCGATACAACGTCAGCCGGCGGCGACAGCCGCCGGTTGGCGGTCCGACAAAGAACAAGAGGCCCGAAGGGCCGGCACAATCAATCCCAGACATAACGGGGATCAAACTCGACTTCGTTCTTCTTGAGCAGAGTCAGATATTCGTCCTCGAACGACTGCTTGCCATGGTGTTCCATTTGACGGTCGATGTAGCTGATCAAACGTGCCTTTTGTGAGACACTGACGGTGAACGCTCCGTAGCCTTCCTGCCAACCAAACTTCTGGAGCACACCGCTGGAGGTGTTAATGTGTTTGCTGGTGTTGCTTTTCGACGGTCCAATGAAATCCGATACGGCAATGCGACCCGGAATGCGAAGGAGCAAATGAACGTGGTCGTAGTATCCGCCGATGCGAATCGCGAATCCTCCGAGTTCCTTTGCCGTTCCCGCCATGTAGGCGAACACATCTTCACGGAATCCGTCTGTCAGCCACGGTCGGCGGTTCTTCGTGCTGAAGACAATGTGATAAAGCAGTTGCTGATGAGTACTCATGGTGCTGCGTTCGGAGAATGTGTCGGCCCTCCGGGCCTTGAAGGGAAATGAGGTGTCCCGAACCGGTGGCTCGCGCCACCGGCTGACGTTGTACCGGCCCTCCGGGCCTGAAAACAAACGACCATCCTTGTGAGACTGAACAGTAACAACACAACACGCACGACCGGTGGCTCGACGCAGCACGCAAAGCCGGAAGCCCGATGCCTCACGCAGGCCCGGAGGCTCGACACATCACGCAGGGCCGGAGGCCCGATACAACGTCAGCCGGCGGCGACAGCCGCCGGTTGGCGGTCCGACAAAGTACAAGAGGCCCGGAGGGCCGACACATGATCGTTGTAGAAATCCACGCCCCGAACACAGGAGCACACGCCATGACCATATTTCGCTGCGTCACAATCGTGCTGGCAATGCTGGCAGGACAGGAATCGAGAGCTCAGGTAGCAGTGGCGTCCGACGATGAAGCCATTCCCGTTTCGCCGCCGGCCGATTATGGCGTCACGTCCCCGAAGAAATCGGATTCACGGAACCGCGTTGCTTCTTCAGAGCCGCACGTCATCATCATTCAGACCGGTCCTGAGATTGATCGGTCCGAAACCATTCGTCAGGCGGTTGAAGCTCTGGAGAAGGCAGGCGTTGCCAGGCGAGGTGACGTCGATCCGATCGGTCAGCCGACGGCTCTGCAGGCAAACCTGCGGCCAAAGTACGACATGCCGCCGGGAAAGATCCAGAAGCTGATCGAGGTACTGCAGGCACACGGCGTTCAGCGGTTTGCATTCGACCATGTCCCCGGTCGAGACGTCACGGAGAGCCTGGTGACGCTGATCTGTCCGGCCGAGATCACGTGGCAACGTGTCCGCAAACTGACGGAAGCCGTCGAAGCGCTGAACGGTTTTCAAATCGATGTGAAAGTTGCCGCAAATAACGATCCCGTCGCTTCGGTCGCAGTCGCCGCACAAGCGCCTCCGGCGGCCACTGCGCCACCGATGAGACCAGTCGCAGCAGCTGCAAACGACACCCGAGTGTTTGACTTGAAGTTCATTCAGGCCGAAGCCGCCGCGAAGATTATTGAGCAACTCTACATCGACAACCTGGGCGGACACGATTCGATTGCGGTGCGGCTGACAGTCAACGATCGGACAAATTCGCTGATCGTCCGAGGCGACACCGCCGTTATCAAGGAGATCGAATCGCTCCTGCAGAAACTCGACACGGACGAACCGCCGCGCCCTCCCGCTGCAACTCCTGCTGAAGGTGAAGCAGTTCCTCAGGCATTCGACGGAATGAACGAGGCACTGAAAGGATTCGACTTTCGCGGTGTGGATTCCGAAGACTCGAAGTTGTTCAGCTTCTATATCGGCCTCATGCGGAACAACCAATCGGTTGAGCAACTTCGGAAGCAGTACGACGACCTCGAACAGCAGGCTCGCGAACTCGCGCGAAAGGTCCATGAACCCCTGCCGAGTCCCTCAGAAGGCAATCGGTTGAAGCGAGAACTTCAATCGACCGTCGAACAGGCTCTTGCCGTGCGGCAGAATCTTCAGCGAGCGGAACTGGCCGAGTTTCTTCGCCGACTGAACGGCATTGAACAATCGATCGCCATTCGGGAGAGAATTCGTGAACAGATCATCAATCGGCGAGTCGAAGAACTGTTGGACCCGAATCTGCGGTGGGACGACAGCGAGCCCGGCACCGATTCCGCTGGAGCTGCGAATCCACTTTATTCACGTGCCTCACCAGCAGCCTCTGCCGAACCGGCGAGCACGCGTCTTCAAGAGCGATTGGAGCTTCTGCAACAGCTTCAGGGAACGTGGCTGGCGGTTGAGCAGGGGTTTGATGGCGAACTGGGGCCATTCCAGCCGGGCACCTCGCATTTCACGATTACATTTGACGAAAACGCCTACGAGTATCGCCAGGGAACGGGCGAGCCGTATGCGAAGGGAACGTTTTCCATCAAGGACCGCCGACCGGACAGTGCTCACGACATCGATTTCGTCCGCACATTCCTTCAGTTCGTGGAGACTGGCGATCCGCAGACGCCGGACGGCAGCGGTCAGCTTGAGAACGCGATCATTCGCGTCGACGGCGACTCGCTGAAGATCTGTTCCGGCGGAGGACGTGCCAACGACCGGCCCGACGATTTCGCGACGGCCAAAGACGATCATCGTCTGCTGATGGTCTATCGTCGACTGTCTGACAATCCGCTGTCTTCCGATCAACTGCGGGCCGTTGACCTGAATTCCGGTTCGAATAAATCGCCGTAGAGTCGGCGCGACCCGTTAAGTTCGCAAGGCTGCGGTGCAACGGCGAGCGGCGCGACGTGAGTCCGCCATCCGCATGTCGCCCGAGCATGAAAGCGGACATACGTCGCGCTGCTCGCGGGAGTGCGGGGTAGCACATCCTGCGTCCAGCAAGTTGTGCGGCTTGCCGTCGGAAAGCTGTCTTGTGCGGACTGAAAGCATGAACCGTCGGCCGATGTCTTGAGCCTCGTTTTCCATGGCTTTCCGACCGCTTCGCGGCACAGCTTGCCTGAACGGCAAGGTGTGGTACCCAATGCGCGGGGGAAGCGATCAATCAGCGGTCGCAGCCAGGGCAAATTCCGCTGTGACAAACCGGTGATCGGAACCGGCGTCGCTGCCCACGGTAAGTTCGGTGCAGGTCAGATCGTCTGTCGTCAGGATGTGGTCCAGGACGAGTCCGAATGGAAATGCCGGCAGGCGATACCATGTCGGTGACGGGCGGCGTCCGCGCGATGACGGCACCAGGTCGGCGTCGGCGATGAATTCGGAGAAGACGGGAGACCACGGCGTGAGATTCAGGTCTCCCATCACCAGCACGGGCACATTGGGTTCGTCGGTTCGAAACTTTCGGACGCGAGCGGCCAGCATCTGCAGGTGTTTATTTCGATGCCGAAACGCTCCTGGGAACATTGGCGGGAATGTATGAGCTGCCACGATGCGAACGCGCTGCTGGTTGATCGTCACCTGAGCAACGACGCCAGGCAGCCGGCGATCGCTGGTGTATTCGATCCTTGCTTCGTCGAAGGGAATGCGCGAGTACAGTCCGATGCCGAAAGCGCTGCTTTCCATCGCTTCGGTTATCGAGTGCGGATAGTGTTCCGAGAAACGTCCTGCCAGGTGGTCTCGCAGCCCGACACTGAGTTCCACGACGGCGATGACGTCGGGATTGAATCGCACCAGTTCTTTCTCGATATCCTCATACCGCCGGTTGCCGACGTAGGCGTTGGCGGTCGTGACTCGGATGAAGCTTTCGGTCGTGGCAGGTGTTGTCGCCTGAATCGCGGGGGTCTGAAACGCGGGGGCCAGCCAGGGAGCATGAATTGCGGCGGCGGCAAGCTGAACGGCCAGCAGTTTCCACCGGCGCGTCAGCATCGAGCAGACAGCCGCGACGGCCAGCCCGATGACCCACTGAACTCGCAGGTTCGCGAACAGATCCGCCAGCCAGAATTCTCTCGCGAATATTGTCAGCACTGTGATTCCGGTCAGGCAGACGGTGGCGACCAGCGCGAACCGCCGAACGCACTGCATTCCAGCCGCGGCGATTTTCCGAACGGCGGACGAGACCGGTTTGGTTTCCTGATGTCCCGAAGCTGCCACGGCGGTCGGAATCTCCCGGAGCCTGAGTTTCGAATTCCCGCTCGCGTTCCGGCGACGCTGATGGCAACATACGAAGAACCGGGCGGAAGTGCCTGCATGACGGCAGATGTTTGGGGCCTTTTCGGCGATTGCAGATGAGTGTAGCGTTGTTCGGATCGGAGACTTGTGCGGCTCGCGGCAGGGTTGTCCGATGAAGATCGAACTCGTGCAGTCAACGGTCGGTGAACCCGTGACGCGACAGTTCTGCATTGCGGCCGTTGTGAACGATTCGATCGCCGTCGACGCAGGAACGATCGGCCTGCTGTGGCCCATGAAACGGCAGTTGCAGATTCGGCATGTGTTTCTGTCGCACAGCCATATCGATCATGTTGCTTCGCTGCCGCTGTTTCTGGACAACGTTTACGAGCCGGGACCGGACTGTCCGACGGTGTACTCCTGCCCGGCCACGCAGGAATGTCTGCGTCGCGATGTCTTCAACGACCGACTGTGGCCTGACTTCATTCGACTGTCCGAAGAAGAATCACCGTTTCTGAAACTGCGGACGCTGCAGGCTGAAGTTCCCGTCGAATTGCCTGGACTGACGGTGACTCCCGTGCCGCTGGATCACATCGTTCCCACGATGGGTTTTCTGTTGCAGGAACCGGATTGTTCTGTGGCCATCGTGTTCGACACCAGTCCGACACAGCGAGTGTGGGAAGTGCTGGCGGCCGCGCCGAATCTGCGAGCCGTGTTTCTGGAAGCCAGTTTTCCGAATTCTCACCGCTGGCTGGCTCACAAGTCCGGCCATCTCTGCCCTGAGCAGTTTCAGCAGGAACTTCGAAAACTGCCGCCGTCCGTCCGCGTGGTTGCATGCCATCTGAAGCCGCGGTTCTTTGACGAGATCGCGCGCGAGCTGCAGGCGCTTGGCCGGGAGAATCTGGAAGTCGGCGTTCCCGGCGCGGAGTACGTGTTCTGACGTGACGGAGCCGCGGTGTCGGTGTTGACGATCGCGAACATTCCGGGTCTATGCGGCTTCCCTTGTCGGCGGTTCGCCGGCAGTGGCTTCGCGTGCGGTGACGGCTTTCAGATCCGTCAGAGGAATGGTGGCCGGGTGCGTTGTTCTTCGGCCAAAGACCCAGACTCGACACAAAGCGTAGTTGACGAACGCGGCCGCGACCGCACCGATGAACGCGGCGCCTGCCGGCTGCCGGCGGAACGCTTCGAAGGCATAGACCAGAGCCAGCGACATCGACCAGCTCAGGCACGCTCCCAGCGAACACGCTGAACAGAAGCGAAGGTAACCGTCCACCGATCGGGAATGGTCGGATTCCGTAAACGTCAGTCGCCGATTCAGCTCGTAGTTCCACGTCATAGCGATCAGGATCGCCAGCGCGCGGGCAGCGGCCAGTCCGGTGACAGGCAGCAGGCCAACGAAGCACAGCACGTCGACCAGCATTCCCGTTGCGCCGACAGCGGCGAACTTCGAGAACTGCAGCACATCGGGAAACCGAAACGCGTACAACCGCATCAGATGCCGGACATACAGCCCCTGCTGCTTCAAATCGAGCTTGCTTTCTCCCAGCACCCGATCCTGGAACCGGATGGGAACCTCCACCACGTTCCGGCATCGGCAGCGAACGATGAGTTCCAGGCCGATCTTATAGCCGCAGGGATTCAGTCCCCGTGACCTTTCCAGCGTTTCGCGGCGAAGGGCAAAGAAGCCGGCCATGGGATCCTTCGCGTCCGTCAGGCCTCGCGCCAGAAGCGTGGCGGCACGGGAATTGATGCGCCGCGCAAGACTCCAGGATTCGTCGACTTCGCCGCCGTCGGTATAGCGGCTGCCGATCACAAAATCGGTGTCACCCGAGTTCAGCGCGTGCAGCAGTTTCGGCACAGACTCCGGCGAATGAGACAGGTCGGCATCCATCACGACCAGCAGCGCGCCGCGAGCTTCGTTCAGGCCGCGGATGACGGCGGTGGCCAGACCGCGTTCGTCCGCGCGGGAGATCAATCGCACCGGATAGGTCTCGGCGAGTTGCGCGCAGACTTCCGTCGTTCCGTCGTCGCTGTTGTCGTCAACAATGATCAGTTCCGCCGACCAGCCGCCGGATTTCGTCGCGGCGAACAGGCGCTTTGTCAGCGGGCGGATGTTCTCAGATTCGCGGAACGCGGGAACCACAATCGATACATCGGGATCGACGGACAGCGTGTGCTGGACTGGCATCATCGTGCCCTCCATGCGGCTTCGACCAGAGTCAGGAAGCCGTCACCGTTTTCGAAGATCAGAAATCCTCCGGCCGACTTGCGGATTGCTCCGGGGATCCGGAAATCGGGCAGGTTTGCATTTCGAAGCGATCGTTCCGTTACCGCCAGCACGACTCCTTCGGCCAGCGATTCGTCCGTCGGCATTTGTTCGATGGGCATGCTGCTGAACTGCTCCGGCTGAAGACCTTTCCGGAGTTCCCTGTTGAGGTAAAAGACGACGGACGACGGTTCTTCACCGATCAGAATCAGGTGCTGCGGCAGCGAGCCCCGGCGGTTGATCCATTCCGCCAGGCCGCGTTCGGAGTAGCCATCGGCGAACTTCTGAAGCGGCCAGGTCATCATCAGGACGGCAAGCCCTGCGACCCAGATGCTGCAGATGGAAACACAGCGAACCCCGTTTTCACGCTCGAATGCGCGCCATGCCGCGACAGAAACCACTGACAGCACCACGGCAATCAGCCAGCTTACCGGCGGCCACGCGGAATCGGTCAGATACCCACAGATCAGCAGCGCGGCAACGGGAACCAGAATTCCGAAGGCACCCAGAAACCGTGTCATTCGTGCGAACCAGACGCGGGACACCGTCGAAAGGCCGCGGCTGACGTACCGCTGCCAGGCTTCCGCACTCAGGATGGCGAGGGCGGGAAACAGCGGCAGGGAATACGTCACCAGCTTGGACCCGGCCACCGAAAGAAACAGCAGTCCTCCGACCAGCCAGCTCAGCAGAAGCACGACCTGCTGCGGGAGCCGCTGTTCGGTGCTGCGAGCGGCGGTCCATTCGTCACGCAGCAGCGGAACGATGTACCACAGCCACGGAAGTGCTCCCAGAGCGATGAACGGCACATAGTAGTACCACGGTTCATGACCGTGTGGCTGACTGGCCGTCGCGAACCCCAGCAGATGTCGTTCAACGAAGTAGTAGTAAAGGTACCCGCTGCTGCGCAGTTCCATCGCGAAATACCAGGGACTTGCCAGAATCATTCCCGCGATGACTGCGACGGAAAACCGGAAAGCACTGGCGATCGTCAACCGACGGCTGAGCAAAAGGAACGGTGCAAACGCGACCGCGACCAGCGCAACACCCAGCAGCGCCTTCGTCAGGATCGCCAGAGAGATGGCAGCGGCGGAGGCAAGCAGCCACAGAAATTGTCCGCTGCGGCGGGCTGAGCGTTCCGTTTCAAAGAGACACAGCAGTGCCAGATTCGTCCACGGGACCAATGCAACATCGTGCGCGGCTGCCTGCGCCAACGACAGCGGGATGATCATCGTCATCGACATCAGGAACGCCAGAAGTCCCGTGCGCGGACGGTAGAGTCGACTGGCAAACAGGCCCGTTGTGGCGGACGCGAGCAGTCCGAACATCAACCCCGGAAACCGCACAGAGAACTCCGTCATCCCGAACGTTCGCAGCGATGCCATTTGCGCCCAGAAGTACAGTATGGGCTTGTCCGGAAACGGTTCTCCCCGCAGTCGGGGTACGATCCACTCGCCGTTTTCGAGCATTTCCTGGGAAATTGTGGCATGCAGCCCCTCATCCGGCTCCAGAAGCGGCGTTGGCAGGAACAGCGGATAAACGTAGATCAGAATGGCGGAAACAAATCCGGCCAGCACCAGCGTGGTGCGATCCAGAGGGCTCATGCAAGGCATCCTTTCCATTGCGATATCAGATCATCGTCCGATGCGGCAGAGTACTGCAACACCAAAAGCGCGGAAGGCAGAATAGATCCGGTTGAATGAGAAGTCTGTGAGAATTGCAGGGTGTTTCCCGAAGAACTTCTGTGCCGGAACACCGTCGTCCCGACACCGGCAGACGTGCTTCTCATCAAATTCTCATCTTCCAGCGGTACCATTTGCTCTTCGCGGATGAGCGGAATGGACTGCTCTGGCGACGGAACGGAGTGCCGATCGGAATCACGTCCGGATGTTCACTGGGGGATGCGATGTACTGGTTGCTGCAAAGGCGTTTCGCTGTTTTGGTGTTGCTGCTGGCAATTCCCGGTCTGGCTGCGGCCGTCATGACGGCTCCGGAAGACGATGAACAGGAGATCTCGGAAGGTGAGCTGCCCGGATCGATTCGGCAGGCGCTTCGCGACGTGGACGTCGAAGATGTCGAGGTTACGGAAATCTATGAGATCGGCATCGAAGAAGACGGCGTGGAGATTGAACTGCGGCTGACTGCGGACGGCCGACTGCTGGGCATCCGAGTGGAGTCAGGGGACGACGACAACGACGACGACTCCAACCGGCACGACGACGATGTCGACGACGATGAAGAAGACGGAGATGAAGAAGACGAAGACGAAGACGAACAGTCGGTGAGTCTGGAGTCGATCCCCGCAGCTGTGCGATCGGCGCTTGGAAAGCTCGCCGACGGCAACAGCATTGAATCCGTGGAGCGAGAAAAACACGACGGCAGAGTGCAGTTCGAAGCTACCTGGACCGTTGACGGCATCGAACACGAAGCGGCCGTCACCGCCGACGGGATTTTGATCGAACTTCAGGAAGCCGTCGCCGCTGACACGGTTCCGGAAGCCGTCCGCCGAATCAGCGGCCGGCACTTTGACGGCCGGGAATCTCTGGAATTCGAACGCAAGCTGATCGCAGCGTACGAAGTCGAAAACGACGAACAGGAAATCCTGCTGACTCCGACCGGCCGCCGGATCGAAATTGAAGGCGACGAAGAATGACCCGCAGGATGCAGGAGTTTCATGCGCGTTCTGGTTGTTGAAGACTATCGTCCCGTTCGCGAAGCCGTCGTTCAGGGATTAACGGAAGCCGGCTTCGCGGTCGACGCGGCCCCGGACGGTCGCGAGGGACTTTGGTACGCCACAAAGAATCCCTACGACGTGATCGTGCTGGACCTGATGCTTCCGGAGGTTTCCGGAATGGAAGTCCTGCGCAGCCTGCGACAGTCCGGATCGGAAGCCTGTGTGCTGCTGCTGACCGCACGTGACGCTGTCGAAGACCGTGTGGAGGGGCTCAATGCCGGCGCTGATGATTACCTGATTAAGCCGTTTGCGTTCGAGGAACTTCTGGCGCGAGTGCAGGTGCTGTTTCGCCGGCGCTACGACCGGCCCGATCCGGTCCTGCGCGTTGAAGATCTGGAAATCAACACCGCCACTCAGCAGGTCAGTCGTGCGGGAATCAACATCAGCCTGACTCGCCGGGAGTACTCGCTGCTGGTGTTTCTGGCGATGCGAGCCGGCCAGGTTGTGTCACGCACGGACATCTGGGAAAACGTTTACGAATTCGAATCGGACGCCCACAGCAACGTGATTGACGTCTACATCCGGTATCTGCGAAAGAAGATCGAGCGTCCGGACTGGAAGCCATTGATTCACACGCGCCGGGGCTTCGGGTATGTCCTGGGAGAACAGAAAGCCGAGTAGCGGCACGCGCGCAGCCGGATTCCGGTGCTGTCGTGTTTGACCCGAGCCGGCGACGAGGCGATGCCGGGTTGAACGGAATCCCTTCCCGCCGGCCGGTGCCGGTTCATCGACCGAAAGTTCCGGAATACCATACCGCCGCAGTTTCGGCGGGGCACAGGCTTCGGCCATTCCTGAC
This window contains:
- a CDS encoding sigma-70 family RNA polymerase sigma factor, which produces MIPSPPETRASLILRLPDVADVAAWDEFVSIYGPVVFRIARRLGLQAADADDLVQEVFTAVARSVSDWLDRTDRGTFRAWLSRIAKNVAVNFLTRRATRSLGADGEHAKRLLDGIAANNGPLSDDFDLEYRREVFRRAAEQVRSVVSETTWEAFRMTHIDGISVANAAEQLGMSVGNVYIARSRVMARLKELVSRFETED
- a CDS encoding serine/threonine-protein kinase, which produces MAQQLLSPASHPEMLGRIGRYDVERLIGSGGMGVVFKAFDTELNRPVAVKVLAPYLAGSGAARKRFAREARAAAAIVHEHVVAIHNVETEEASPFLVMQYVAGESLQQRIDREGPLDVCEILRIGMQTASGLAAAHAQGLVHRDVKPSNILLERGIERTLLTDFGLARASDDASLTHSGFHPGTPQYMSPEQARGEAVDARSDLFSLGSVIYTMCAGRSPFRADSSYAILRRIIDEQPRPIREVNSQIPTWLEGIIQKLHAKSPDDRFQSADEVAGVLGKCLAHVQQPTTVQLPEECRSSERALISPRRRRTIIAGCAAAVVIGLLMFRENGPGFREGEAPAEPRSTPDALSAIDSRNRLVAPATEPNSELPAASDSDAAGDLDWNTLSEELQSFDADLAPFETRSQELWDTSREQFRSGAPTQSEPTAGPDGERPR
- the tnpA gene encoding IS200/IS605 family transposase: MSTHQQLLYHIVFSTKNRRPWLTDGFREDVFAYMAGTAKELGGFAIRIGGYYDHVHLLLRIPGRIAVSDFIGPSKSNTSKHINTSSGVLQKFGWQEGYGAFTVSVSQKARLISYIDRQMEHHGKQSFEDEYLTLLKKNEVEFDPRYVWD
- a CDS encoding secretin N-terminal domain-containing protein — encoded protein: MTIFRCVTIVLAMLAGQESRAQVAVASDDEAIPVSPPADYGVTSPKKSDSRNRVASSEPHVIIIQTGPEIDRSETIRQAVEALEKAGVARRGDVDPIGQPTALQANLRPKYDMPPGKIQKLIEVLQAHGVQRFAFDHVPGRDVTESLVTLICPAEITWQRVRKLTEAVEALNGFQIDVKVAANNDPVASVAVAAQAPPAATAPPMRPVAAAANDTRVFDLKFIQAEAAAKIIEQLYIDNLGGHDSIAVRLTVNDRTNSLIVRGDTAVIKEIESLLQKLDTDEPPRPPAATPAEGEAVPQAFDGMNEALKGFDFRGVDSEDSKLFSFYIGLMRNNQSVEQLRKQYDDLEQQARELARKVHEPLPSPSEGNRLKRELQSTVEQALAVRQNLQRAELAEFLRRLNGIEQSIAIRERIREQIINRRVEELLDPNLRWDDSEPGTDSAGAANPLYSRASPAASAEPASTRLQERLELLQQLQGTWLAVEQGFDGELGPFQPGTSHFTITFDENAYEYRQGTGEPYAKGTFSIKDRRPDSAHDIDFVRTFLQFVETGDPQTPDGSGQLENAIIRVDGDSLKICSGGGRANDRPDDFATAKDDHRLLMVYRRLSDNPLSSDQLRAVDLNSGSNKSP
- a CDS encoding endonuclease/exonuclease/phosphatase family protein, coding for MAASGHQETKPVSSAVRKIAAAGMQCVRRFALVATVCLTGITVLTIFAREFWLADLFANLRVQWVIGLAVAAVCSMLTRRWKLLAVQLAAAAIHAPWLAPAFQTPAIQATTPATTESFIRVTTANAYVGNRRYEDIEKELVRFNPDVIAVVELSVGLRDHLAGRFSEHYPHSITEAMESSAFGIGLYSRIPFDEARIEYTSDRRLPGVVAQVTINQQRVRIVAAHTFPPMFPGAFRHRNKHLQMLAARVRKFRTDEPNVPVLVMGDLNLTPWSPVFSEFIADADLVPSSRGRRPSPTWYRLPAFPFGLVLDHILTTDDLTCTELTVGSDAGSDHRFVTAEFALAATAD
- a CDS encoding 3',5'-cyclic-nucleotide phosphodiesterase produces the protein MKIELVQSTVGEPVTRQFCIAAVVNDSIAVDAGTIGLLWPMKRQLQIRHVFLSHSHIDHVASLPLFLDNVYEPGPDCPTVYSCPATQECLRRDVFNDRLWPDFIRLSEEESPFLKLRTLQAEVPVELPGLTVTPVPLDHIVPTMGFLLQEPDCSVAIVFDTSPTQRVWEVLAAAPNLRAVFLEASFPNSHRWLAHKSGHLCPEQFQQELRKLPPSVRVVACHLKPRFFDEIARELQALGRENLEVGVPGAEYVF
- a CDS encoding glycosyltransferase family 2 protein; protein product: MMPVQHTLSVDPDVSIVVPAFRESENIRPLTKRLFAATKSGGWSAELIIVDDNSDDGTTEVCAQLAETYPVRLISRADERGLATAVIRGLNEARGALLVVMDADLSHSPESVPKLLHALNSGDTDFVIGSRYTDGGEVDESWSLARRINSRAATLLARGLTDAKDPMAGFFALRRETLERSRGLNPCGYKIGLELIVRCRCRNVVEVPIRFQDRVLGESKLDLKQQGLYVRHLMRLYAFRFPDVLQFSKFAAVGATGMLVDVLCFVGLLPVTGLAAARALAILIAMTWNYELNRRLTFTESDHSRSVDGYLRFCSACSLGACLSWSMSLALVYAFEAFRRQPAGAAFIGAVAAAFVNYALCRVWVFGRRTTHPATIPLTDLKAVTAREATAGEPPTREAA
- a CDS encoding glycosyltransferase family 39 protein, which gives rise to MSPLDRTTLVLAGFVSAILIYVYPLFLPTPLLEPDEGLHATISQEMLENGEWIVPRLRGEPFPDKPILYFWAQMASLRTFGMTEFSVRFPGLMFGLLASATTGLFASRLYRPRTGLLAFLMSMTMIIPLSLAQAAAHDVALVPWTNLALLCLFETERSARRSGQFLWLLASAAAISLAILTKALLGVALVAVAFAPFLLLSRRLTIASAFRFSVAVIAGMILASPWYFAMELRSSGYLYYYFVERHLLGFATASQPHGHEPWYYYVPFIALGALPWLWYIVPLLRDEWTAARSTEQRLPQQVVLLLSWLVGGLLFLSVAGSKLVTYSLPLFPALAILSAEAWQRYVSRGLSTVSRVWFARMTRFLGAFGILVPVAALLICGYLTDSAWPPVSWLIAVVLSVVSVAAWRAFERENGVRCVSICSIWVAGLAVLMMTWPLQKFADGYSERGLAEWINRRGSLPQHLILIGEEPSSVVFYLNRELRKGLQPEQFSSMPIEQMPTDESLAEGVVLAVTERSLRNANLPDFRIPGAIRKSAGGFLIFENGDGFLTLVEAAWRAR
- a CDS encoding response regulator transcription factor; the protein is MRVLVVEDYRPVREAVVQGLTEAGFAVDAAPDGREGLWYATKNPYDVIVLDLMLPEVSGMEVLRSLRQSGSEACVLLLTARDAVEDRVEGLNAGADDYLIKPFAFEELLARVQVLFRRRYDRPDPVLRVEDLEINTATQQVSRAGINISLTRREYSLLVFLAMRAGQVVSRTDIWENVYEFESDAHSNVIDVYIRYLRKKIERPDWKPLIHTRRGFGYVLGEQKAE